The Mus caroli chromosome 1, CAROLI_EIJ_v1.1, whole genome shotgun sequence genome has a window encoding:
- the Amer3 gene encoding APC membrane recruitment protein 3 codes for MELRRGKTFIKSSVQISHEKLIDSPAKEDPDKWSLSLGEQQRAYGEKSSQTSPCAQGYGRYPNKEVLSDPEGGPVPLCGTTFKLVRKSKTHDSVPGAVKAAAPTGQMVGSTSFSETPGGQRMIDYRHFVPQMPFVPAVAKSIPRKRISLKRSKKCFRNLFHMRRSKTENLASLSAKGKNLSPSGAPAQQGKTFLSMGEGLGLDSLCQDLSDSEFLHDSPFDLCSALCEDVASLKSFDSLTGCGEIFADGSSVPSVELKDGPESPAHSPQALDCKTPCGPSQGSMEQLMSPAQNEASDFIKFWDSVNRSVQQQQRALMGPWLTSPQGTETDQPRLDTSGLAELPLFPCRGPPSGSKASSIDTGTPKSEQPESVSTSDEGYYDSFSPGLEEEKKEAASPGTPAATFPRDSYSGDALYELFYDPSEAPVGPILDDDCVSESLSGPALGTPLSMCSFRVGAEENLAPAPGPDLLSQGFLQSTWKGKECLLKLCDTELAITMGIVNWLRRTPPATSPTPAPTPAPTPALVLRAPAAPPDPHRVLRGSSVGVKGREDQATACFPPSRQEPWAHSGTKDLLVGECEVLGEPARGSKTPSKDDSLEEGTQDFSEGQSSSEATMTSISRNGKAVTSATCLSSQKELGTPGNLRYSQGPIRPGHRGSALDPGPMLVGCVTHVASLQIYPDSNSPRQDKGNGLFWKPQAWGPNILQKNPISSKPNEAAGCGLSSSASPQDQKCCDLFLDLNQLKLEPSRLGTQACSSVDSQPQQLCPRASEQVPHRGSVGS; via the coding sequence ATGGAGCTGAGGAGAGGAAAGACTTTCATCAAATCTAGCGTGCAGATTTCCCACGAGAAACTCATAGACTCACCAGCCAAGGAGGACCCAGACAAGTGGTCACTGTCGCTGGGAGAGCAGCAGAGAGCCTATGGCGAGAAGAGCTCCCAAACAAGTCCCTGTGCCCAAGGGTACGGCCGGTACCCCAACAAAGAGGTCCTGTCTGATCCTGAAGGGGGTCCCGTGCCCCTCTGTGGAACCACCTTCAAGTTGGTGCGCAAGAGTAAGACTCATGACAGTGTTCCAGGGGCTGTGAAGGCGGCGGCCCCCACAGGGCAGATGGTAGGTAGCACAAGCTTCTCAGAGACCCCAGGAGGTCAGCGCATGATTGACTACCGCCACTTTGTGCCCCAGATGCCCTTCGTGCCAGCGGTGGCTAAGAGCATCCCAAGAAAAAGGATTTCTCTGAAAAGGTCCAAGAAGTGCTTTCGAAACCTATTTCACATGCGCAGAAGCAAGACTGAGAACTTGGCCTCGCTCTCAGCCAAGGGGAAGAACCTCTCACCCTCAGGGGCTCCAGCGCAGCAAGGCAAGACTTTCCTCTCCAtgggtgaggggctggggctggacaGCCTATGCCAGGACCTGTCTGACAGTGAATTTCTACATGACTCACCCTTTGACCTTTGCAGTGCCCTGTGTGAGGATGTGGCCTCACTGAAAAGCTTCGATTCACTTACAGGTTGTGGGGAGATCTTTGCAGATGGGAGCTCGGTGCCATCTGTGGAGCTGAAGGACGGCccagagagcccagcccattcaCCTCAGGCTCTAGACTGCAAGACTCCCTGTGGCCCCTCCCAGGGTAGTATGGAACAGCTGATGTCACCTGCCCAGAATGAAGCATCAGACTTCATCAAGTTCTGGGACAGTGTGAATCGCtctgtgcagcagcagcagcgcgCTCTGATGGGCCCATGGTTGACGAGTCCCCAAGGGACAGAAACAGACCAGCCCAGGCTAGACACATCTGGATTAGCTGAACTGCCCCTGTTCCCTTGCAGGGGTCCCCCCAGCGGCTCCAAAGCCAGCTCCATAGACACAGGTACCCCCAAAAGTGAACAACCAGAATCTGTGTCCACGAGCGATGAAGGTTACTACGATTCCTTCTCTCCAGGCcttgaggaggagaagaaggaagctgCGAGCCCAGGCACGCCTGCAGCCACTTTCCCCAGGGACAGCTACAGCGGGGACGCCCTCTACGAACTATTCTATGACCCCAGCGAGGCCCCTGTCGGCCCAATCCTGGATGATGACTGTGTGTCTGAGAGTCTCTCGGGGCCTGCCCTAGGGACCCCGTTGTCTATGTGCAGCTTCCGCGTGGGAGCTGAGGAGAACCTGGCCCCAGCGCCAggccctgacttgctcagccagGGTTTCCTCCAGAGTACCTGGAAGGGCAAGGAATGTTTGCTGAAGCTCTGTGACACAGAACTTGCCATTACCATGGGCATTGTCAACTGGCTGCGCAGAACCCCACCGGCCACTTCCCCTACCCCTGCCCCTACCCCTGCCCCTACCCCTGCCCTTGTCCTTAGGGCACCTGCTGCCCCACCTGACCCCCATAGAGTTCTCAGAGGATCATCAGTGGGTGTGAAAGGCAGGGAAGACCAGGCCACGGCATGCTTTCCACCCAGCAGGCAGGAGCCCTGGGCACATTCAGGAACCAAAGACTTGCTTGTTGGAGAGTGTGAGGTCCTAGGAGAGCCTGCAAGGGGTAGTAAGACTCCATCTAAGGATGACTCTCTAGAGGAAGGAACACAAGACTTCTCTGAAGGCCAGTCCTCCTCTGAAGCTACCATGACAAGCATTTCTAGGAACGGCAAAGCTGTGACCTCTGCCACCTGTCTCAGCTCACAGAAGGAACTTGGGACACCTGGAAACCTGAGGTATTCTCAAGGCCCCATAAGACCAGGGCACAGAGGAAGTGCTCTTGATCCAGGACCCATGCTCGTAGGGTGTGTGACCCATGTGGCATCCCTGCAAATCTATCCAGACAGCAATTCTCCCAGACAGGATAAGGGCAATGGGCTCTTCTGGAAGCCTCAGGCTTGGGGTCCCAACATTCTGCAAAAGAACCCAATAAGCAGCAAGCCCAATGAAGCAGCTGGCTGTGGCCTTTCTTCCTCAGCCAGCCCACAGGACCAGAAATGCTGTGACCTATTCCTGGACCTGAACCAGCTCAAGTTGGAACCCTCCAGGCTAGGTACCCAAGCCTGTTCCTCTGTGGACAGCCAACCTCAGCAGCTCTGCCCCAGGGCTTCAGAGCAAGTGCCACATAGGGGTTCAGTGGGATCCTGA